Proteins encoded within one genomic window of Streptomyces profundus:
- a CDS encoding Gfo/Idh/MocA family protein produces the protein MSGPVTLVLAGARGHGHWHLSNIRRLTAAGLVRLVGVCELTPLAPEELEGLGSPEQSDDLAALLDRTGAEVAIVCTPIHTHAELGLIAAARGVHLLLEKPPTPSLDAFHQLRRGLEEAGTACQIGFQSLGSGAIEHIRGLIAEGAIGRVTGLGAVGAWVREEAYWRRAPWGGLRRLDGRDVVDGVLTNPLAHAVATALRIADADRADDLAGIELELFRINDIAADDTSCARLRTTAGGQIVTAVTLCAERPGEPSVVVHGEEGRITFWYKADRVLLERRGRPPVTTEHPRTDLLANLVAHLREGVPLLVPPERTGGFMRLVEAVRTAPDPVRLAPEHWRVERGEHGPRRVLPGIDQLTADGADRLALYSELGAPWAVPGTHNDS, from the coding sequence ATGAGCGGCCCCGTCACGCTGGTGCTGGCCGGTGCCCGAGGGCACGGTCACTGGCACCTGTCCAACATCCGGCGGTTGACCGCCGCGGGACTGGTCCGGCTGGTCGGCGTCTGTGAGTTGACGCCGCTGGCACCGGAGGAACTCGAAGGTCTCGGCAGCCCGGAGCAGTCCGACGACCTGGCCGCGCTGCTGGATCGCACGGGTGCCGAGGTCGCGATCGTCTGCACCCCCATCCACACGCACGCCGAACTGGGCCTGATCGCCGCCGCGCGGGGCGTGCACCTGCTGCTGGAGAAGCCGCCCACCCCCTCGCTCGACGCCTTCCACCAGCTGCGGCGGGGCCTGGAGGAGGCCGGCACCGCCTGTCAGATCGGCTTCCAGTCGCTGGGCTCCGGCGCGATCGAACACATCAGGGGCCTGATCGCGGAGGGAGCGATCGGTCGGGTCACCGGCCTTGGCGCGGTCGGCGCCTGGGTGCGCGAGGAGGCGTACTGGCGGCGCGCGCCCTGGGGCGGACTGCGCCGTCTCGACGGTCGGGACGTCGTGGACGGGGTGCTCACCAATCCCCTCGCCCACGCCGTGGCCACCGCGCTGCGGATCGCCGACGCCGACCGGGCCGACGATCTGGCCGGGATCGAGCTTGAGCTGTTCCGGATCAACGACATCGCGGCGGACGACACCTCCTGCGCCCGGCTCCGCACCACCGCCGGCGGTCAGATCGTCACGGCGGTGACGCTCTGCGCCGAACGGCCGGGGGAGCCCTCCGTGGTGGTGCACGGGGAGGAGGGCCGGATCACCTTCTGGTACAAGGCCGACCGGGTGCTGCTGGAACGGCGCGGCCGGCCGCCGGTGACCACCGAGCACCCCCGTACCGACCTGCTGGCCAACCTGGTCGCCCATCTGCGGGAGGGCGTACCGCTGTTGGTGCCGCCCGAGCGGACCGGCGGCTTCATGCGGCTGGTCGAGGCGGTCCGCACCGCCCCCGACCCCGTGCGGTTGGCGCCGGAGCACTGGCGGGTGGAACGGGGCGAACACGGGCCGCGCCGGGTGCTGCCCGGCATCGACCAGCTGACCGCTGACGGCGCCGACCGGCTGGCGCTCTACTCCGAGCTGGGCGCCCCCTGGGCGGTCCCGGGGACACATAACGACTCGTAG
- a CDS encoding carbohydrate ABC transporter permease — protein MTAALTESKEASAPPASPPVSRRRRRRSLDEPPRWQIYVPLGVYLLFTLIPFYWMVLFALREPGSDSLVPWPITGEHFAKVWNERGFDTYFINSMYVGIASMLMTLLVALSGGYALARFKFRMRMPFMLALLCSQFIPGALMLVPLFEIFRELQLLNSLWSVILAETVFQLPLSMILISGFIRNVPPSLEEAAWVDGCSRLRAFLAVVLPLLRPGLIAVGSFAFVHSWNHFLFALMFLNSQDKQTIPVGLNSLLGSDSVDLGALAAGGVVAAVPVVIVFAFIQRWLITGFSAGAVKG, from the coding sequence GTGACCGCCGCACTCACGGAGTCGAAGGAAGCCTCCGCCCCGCCCGCGTCCCCGCCGGTCTCCAGGCGCAGGAGGCGCAGGTCCCTGGACGAGCCGCCGCGTTGGCAGATCTATGTCCCGCTCGGGGTCTACCTGCTGTTCACGCTGATCCCGTTCTACTGGATGGTGCTGTTCGCGCTGCGCGAGCCGGGCTCGGACTCGCTGGTGCCCTGGCCCATCACCGGGGAACACTTCGCCAAGGTGTGGAACGAGCGCGGGTTCGACACCTACTTCATCAACAGCATGTACGTCGGTATCGCCTCGATGCTGATGACCCTGCTGGTGGCCCTCTCCGGCGGCTATGCGCTGGCCAGGTTCAAGTTCCGGATGCGGATGCCGTTCATGTTGGCGCTGCTCTGCTCGCAGTTCATCCCGGGCGCGCTCATGCTGGTGCCGCTCTTCGAGATCTTCCGCGAACTACAGCTGTTGAACTCCCTGTGGAGCGTGATCCTCGCCGAGACGGTGTTCCAGCTGCCGCTTTCGATGATTCTGATCAGTGGCTTCATCCGCAATGTGCCGCCCTCCCTTGAGGAAGCCGCCTGGGTGGATGGATGCAGCCGCCTTCGGGCCTTTCTCGCCGTGGTGTTGCCGCTGCTGCGTCCCGGGTTGATCGCGGTGGGTTCCTTCGCCTTCGTGCACAGCTGGAACCATTTCCTGTTCGCGCTGATGTTCCTCAACTCGCAGGACAAGCAGACGATTCCGGTGGGGCTCAACTCCCTGCTCGGCTCGGACAGCGTCGATCTGGGCGCGCTGGCCGCCGGCGGTGTGGTGGCCGCGGTGCCGGTGGTGATCGTGTTCGCCTTTATCCAGCGCTGGTTGATCACCGGCTTCAGCGCGGGGGCGGTCAAGGGATGA
- a CDS encoding carbohydrate ABC transporter permease produces the protein MADAVRERTRPRRRRAGRSPRSLPYLLLAPAGLLMLGFIAYPIISVIYYSLQNYNVTKPWRNGFAGLDNFREIFTDDPFFWDTLIFSARWVLVEVSLQLVFGLALALIINQTFVGRGVARALVFSPWAVSGVLTSTIWILLYNPSTGLSRYLADAGIGEYGTSVLANPGTAFWGAVIAELWRGVPFFAILILADLQSVSKDLYEAASVDGASRIRQFFHITLPHLRDAIVLSTLLRAVWEFNNVDLLYTLTNGGPAGSTTTLPLYVAQTGIHGNEFGYAAALTTVAFVILLFCSIVYLRLSKFGGDDK, from the coding sequence ATGGCCGACGCCGTAAGGGAACGGACCCGGCCGCGGCGCCGCCGTGCCGGACGTTCCCCACGTTCGCTGCCCTACCTGCTGCTCGCGCCCGCCGGTCTTCTGATGCTGGGCTTCATCGCCTACCCGATCATCAGCGTCATCTACTACAGCCTTCAGAACTACAACGTCACCAAGCCCTGGCGAAACGGGTTCGCCGGTCTGGACAACTTCCGGGAGATCTTCACCGACGACCCGTTCTTCTGGGACACGCTCATCTTCAGCGCCCGATGGGTGCTGGTGGAGGTCTCGCTCCAGCTGGTCTTCGGTCTGGCACTGGCCCTGATCATCAATCAGACCTTTGTCGGCCGAGGAGTCGCCCGCGCGCTGGTCTTCTCTCCCTGGGCGGTCTCCGGGGTGTTGACCAGCACCATCTGGATTCTTCTCTACAACCCCTCGACCGGGCTGAGCCGCTATCTGGCGGATGCCGGAATCGGGGAGTACGGAACATCGGTCCTGGCCAATCCGGGAACGGCCTTCTGGGGGGCGGTGATCGCCGAACTATGGCGCGGTGTACCGTTCTTCGCCATTCTGATCCTGGCCGATCTCCAGTCGGTCTCCAAGGACCTCTACGAGGCGGCCTCGGTGGACGGGGCGAGCCGGATCCGGCAGTTCTTCCATATCACTCTGCCGCATCTGCGGGACGCCATCGTGCTCTCCACCCTGTTGCGCGCGGTCTGGGAGTTCAACAACGTGGACCTGCTCTACACCCTGACCAACGGGGGGCCAGCGGGATCGACCACGACGCTACCCCTCTATGTGGCCCAGACCGGAATCCACGGTAACGAGTTCGGTTATGCGGCGGCGTTGACCACGGTGGCCTTCGTGATTCTCCTCTTCTGTTCGATCGTCTATCTGCGCCTGAGCAAGTTCGGAGGCGACGACAAGTGA
- the araD gene encoding L-arabinonate dehydratase, whose product MSADAEPTRSPNGPGDSQRRLTSEELRSHQWYGTDGLRSFSHRARTRQLGYLPEEHLGKPVIAIVNTWSDINPCHQHLRERAEAVKRGVWQAGGFPLEFPVATLSETFQKPTPMLYRNLLSLETEELLRSYPVDGAVLLGGCDKTTPALLMGAASADLPTIFVPAGPMLRGHWRGETLGSGTDMWKYWDEKRAGRIGDQELSELECGLARSPGTCMTMGTASTMASAAEALGVTMPGAAAIPAVDSAHSRMAASAGRRIVELVWTDARLSRFLTAEAYEDAVTTVLALGGSTNAVIHLIAMAGRSHVPLSLADFDRIARRVPVLADVRPGGRFLMEDFYYAGGLPTLLARLGEEQLHLDRPTVAHDSLREQLAGAATHDAEVIRTSDKSLADQGGLAVLHGNLAPDGAVIKHISADPRLHRHTGPAVVFDDYRTMQATINEPALGITRDSVLVLRGSGPLGGPGMPEYGMLPIPDYLLKQGVTDMVRLSDARMSGTSYGACVLHIAPESHVGGPLALVQDGDLITLDVSTRTLRLEIDDIELDRRRAAWTPPGPRYGRGFGALYQDHITQADTGCDFAFLSREGEVPEPYAG is encoded by the coding sequence ATGAGCGCCGACGCGGAGCCGACGCGGTCCCCGAACGGACCGGGCGACAGTCAACGACGTTTGACCAGCGAGGAGTTGCGCAGCCACCAGTGGTACGGCACCGACGGGCTCCGCTCGTTCAGCCACCGCGCGCGGACCAGGCAGCTCGGCTATCTGCCCGAGGAGCACCTCGGCAAGCCGGTGATCGCGATCGTGAACACCTGGTCGGATATCAACCCGTGCCACCAACACCTGCGGGAACGGGCCGAAGCCGTGAAACGGGGGGTCTGGCAGGCCGGCGGATTCCCGCTGGAGTTCCCGGTCGCGACCCTCTCGGAGACGTTCCAGAAGCCGACTCCGATGCTCTACCGCAATCTGCTCTCGCTGGAGACCGAGGAACTGCTCCGCTCCTATCCGGTGGATGGCGCGGTGCTGTTGGGCGGCTGCGACAAGACGACTCCGGCGCTGCTGATGGGCGCGGCCAGCGCCGACCTGCCGACGATCTTCGTGCCGGCGGGGCCGATGCTGCGCGGCCACTGGCGTGGCGAGACGCTGGGCTCGGGTACCGACATGTGGAAGTACTGGGACGAGAAGCGGGCCGGGCGGATCGGTGACCAGGAGCTTTCGGAGCTGGAGTGCGGGCTGGCCCGCTCGCCCGGCACCTGTATGACCATGGGCACCGCGTCCACCATGGCCTCGGCGGCGGAGGCGCTCGGCGTGACCATGCCGGGTGCCGCGGCCATCCCGGCGGTGGACTCGGCGCACAGCCGGATGGCCGCCTCGGCGGGCCGGCGGATCGTCGAGCTGGTCTGGACGGACGCCAGGCTCTCCCGTTTCCTCACCGCCGAGGCGTACGAGGACGCGGTGACCACCGTGTTGGCGCTGGGTGGCTCGACCAACGCCGTGATCCATCTGATCGCGATGGCGGGGCGATCCCATGTCCCCCTGAGCCTGGCCGACTTCGACCGGATCGCCCGCCGAGTTCCGGTGCTGGCCGATGTGCGGCCCGGGGGCCGCTTCCTGATGGAGGACTTCTACTACGCCGGCGGGCTGCCCACGCTCCTCGCCCGGCTGGGCGAGGAGCAACTGCACCTGGATCGGCCGACCGTGGCCCATGACTCGCTGCGGGAGCAGCTGGCCGGCGCCGCCACCCATGACGCCGAGGTGATCAGGACCTCGGACAAATCCCTCGCCGACCAGGGCGGGTTGGCGGTGCTGCACGGCAACCTGGCCCCCGACGGCGCGGTGATCAAGCACATCTCCGCCGATCCGAGGCTCCATCGACACACAGGCCCCGCCGTGGTGTTCGACGACTACCGCACCATGCAGGCCACCATCAACGAACCGGCCCTCGGTATCACCAGGGACAGCGTGCTGGTGCTGCGCGGCTCCGGCCCGCTGGGCGGTCCCGGCATGCCGGAGTACGGGATGTTGCCCATCCCCGACTATCTGCTGAAACAGGGCGTCACCGACATGGTGCGCCTCTCCGACGCCAGGATGAGCGGCACCAGCTATGGCGCCTGCGTGCTGCATATCGCGCCCGAATCGCACGTGGGCGGGCCGCTCGCCCTGGTCCAGGACGGCGATCTGATCACCCTCGACGTGTCCACGCGCACGCTGCGTCTTGAGATCGACGACATCGAGCTGGACCGTCGCCGGGCGGCGTGGACCCCGCCGGGGCCTCGCTACGGCCGAGGCTTCGGGGCGCTCTACCAGGACCACATCACCCAGGCCGACACCGGCTGCGACTTCGCCTTCCTCTCCCGGGAGGGAGAGGTCCCCGAGCCCTACGCGGGCTAG
- a CDS encoding dihydrodipicolinate synthase family protein, with translation MSDFARQREALADVVAIPVTPFTENDRFDQESYRVLLRRLLTSGVQALTPNGNTSEFYSLTAEERQIEVVLTVAEVAEAGSGAQILVGVGQDVGTAVSASLEARAAGAQMVMVHQPVHPYVSQEGWLAYHRAIADAVPEVGVVPYVRNPAIEGATIARLGADCPNVIGVKYAVPDPVRFASVARDAGLERFVWVAGLAELSAPSYFASGATGFTSGLVNVAPAVSLAMRDALRAGDYRAAMRVWELIRPFEELRARDQSANNVTVVKEALAALDLCRRDVRPPSSVLAPEDRADVAAMVEGWELP, from the coding sequence ATGAGCGATTTCGCTCGACAACGCGAGGCGTTGGCGGATGTGGTGGCGATTCCCGTCACCCCGTTTACCGAGAACGACCGGTTCGATCAGGAGAGTTATCGCGTGCTGCTGCGGCGTCTTCTGACGTCCGGCGTGCAAGCGCTTACCCCCAACGGCAACACCAGTGAGTTCTACTCGCTCACCGCCGAGGAGCGCCAGATCGAGGTCGTGCTGACGGTGGCCGAGGTCGCCGAGGCCGGCAGTGGGGCGCAGATCCTGGTCGGGGTGGGGCAGGACGTGGGCACCGCCGTCTCCGCCTCGTTGGAGGCGCGCGCGGCGGGGGCCCAGATGGTGATGGTGCACCAGCCGGTTCACCCCTATGTCTCCCAGGAGGGTTGGCTGGCCTATCACCGCGCCATCGCGGACGCCGTCCCCGAGGTGGGCGTGGTGCCCTATGTCCGCAACCCGGCCATCGAGGGGGCGACGATCGCCCGGCTCGGCGCCGACTGCCCCAATGTGATCGGGGTGAAGTACGCGGTGCCCGATCCGGTGCGCTTCGCCTCGGTCGCGCGGGACGCGGGGCTGGAACGTTTCGTCTGGGTGGCTGGCCTGGCCGAACTCTCCGCGCCCTCCTACTTCGCCTCGGGCGCCACCGGGTTCACCTCGGGCCTGGTCAATGTGGCGCCCGCGGTCTCCCTCGCCATGCGGGACGCGCTGCGCGCCGGCGACTACCGGGCGGCGATGCGGGTCTGGGAGCTGATCCGGCCCTTCGAGGAACTGCGCGCGCGGGACCAGTCGGCGAACAACGTGACCGTGGTGAAGGAGGCGCTGGCCGCGCTCGACCTCTGCCGTCGCGATGTGCGCCCGCCCAGTTCGGTGTTGGCCCCCGAGGACCGCGCCGATGTCGCGGCGATGGTGGAAGGGTGGGAGCTGCCATGA
- a CDS encoding GntR family transcriptional regulator: MNAPLSGAAPVPIPSRTQFVLEHLTHAILTGGLAPGTALVETELAAQFGVSKTPVREALKTLAGRGLVVMSEYKGAAVRTVDADMARAIYDVRLLLEPEAMRRTVDRAAALAAAHAALTRADSAVDSAERSLANRDFHRALYLPCGNPLLVRMLDDLRDQAALVSSFVWQTVPTWEREAEEHRAILAAAEDGDADLAGELLGGHIRGFVNRAFPRQPDAEALDGAPPAEAGGAPPAARRARAARPARVTDADGVEVGSAEGEGRS, from the coding sequence ATGAACGCACCCCTGTCCGGCGCCGCCCCGGTGCCCATCCCCTCCCGGACGCAGTTCGTCCTGGAGCATCTGACGCACGCCATCCTCACCGGAGGGCTGGCGCCCGGGACGGCTCTGGTGGAGACCGAACTCGCGGCGCAGTTCGGGGTCTCCAAGACCCCGGTGCGGGAGGCGCTCAAGACCCTGGCGGGTCGAGGTCTTGTGGTGATGAGCGAGTACAAGGGGGCCGCCGTCCGCACCGTGGACGCGGACATGGCCCGGGCGATCTACGACGTCAGGTTGCTGCTGGAGCCGGAGGCCATGCGCCGGACGGTGGACCGGGCCGCGGCGCTGGCCGCCGCGCACGCCGCGCTGACCCGCGCAGACTCGGCCGTGGACAGCGCCGAGCGTTCCCTGGCCAACCGGGACTTCCATCGCGCGCTCTATCTGCCCTGCGGCAATCCGCTGCTGGTGCGGATGTTGGACGATCTGCGCGACCAGGCCGCGCTGGTCTCCTCGTTCGTCTGGCAGACCGTCCCGACCTGGGAGCGGGAGGCGGAGGAGCATCGCGCGATTCTGGCCGCCGCCGAGGACGGTGACGCCGACCTGGCGGGCGAGTTGCTGGGCGGGCATATCAGAGGCTTCGTCAACCGCGCGTTCCCGCGCCAGCCGGATGCCGAAGCCCTGGACGGCGCCCCGCCCGCTGAGGCGGGCGGCGCGCCCCCGGCGGCAAGGCGGGCGCGCGCCGCGCGGCCCGCGCGGGTCACCGACGCGGACGGTGTCGAGGTGGGTTCGGCGGAAGGAGAGGGGCGGTCATGA
- a CDS encoding right-handed parallel beta-helix repeat-containing protein yields the protein MGTRAASLFRRSRRREPLPGNRRKLTLFATTLLALVTGAATLTGSAHADPTQAADPGTLACGDGSYQAEAVRNGNTWTAPGYSGTDMLSAMRAAVNSLDPGRTSKQAVVVRGSGSVPGNQSLDLPSHTVLDVCGSIDVTGSVGANHAPVRIRNANSVEVRHLQVTGAPYFGVFVRNGTDIALGQIDMRLSGGLGIRIDNHDNRDVRTRDVRIDDVFVSGSGSHAVETYGVDGLTIGTVTARNTGESGLLLNDTINATVDLVDGEGTGAGTGYAAFRMANRNGRVSDSYPVNIRVGEVIARGGGRGIFCVSESGGAEIGRITISNTGSNAILIENCYNVNLATNGGTVQGPGDIRVAARTEFANTRDITFQNLTITNSALNENPCGTNITYRNLTFNNSPRNTCS from the coding sequence ATGGGAACAAGAGCCGCTTCCCTCTTCCGCCGGTCCCGGCGGCGCGAGCCGCTTCCTGGTAACCGACGCAAACTCACCCTGTTCGCCACCACATTGCTCGCGCTGGTGACCGGCGCCGCGACGCTGACCGGTTCGGCACATGCCGACCCCACCCAGGCCGCCGACCCCGGCACGCTGGCCTGCGGTGACGGCAGTTACCAGGCCGAGGCCGTGCGGAACGGGAACACCTGGACGGCCCCCGGATACTCGGGGACGGACATGCTGTCCGCGATGCGGGCGGCCGTGAACAGTCTCGATCCGGGACGCACCAGCAAACAGGCGGTGGTGGTGCGTGGTTCGGGTTCGGTCCCGGGCAACCAGTCGCTGGATCTCCCCAGTCACACGGTGCTGGATGTGTGCGGCAGCATCGATGTGACCGGGTCGGTCGGCGCCAACCACGCCCCGGTGCGGATCAGGAACGCCAACTCCGTCGAGGTGCGCCACTTGCAGGTCACCGGCGCCCCGTACTTCGGTGTCTTCGTTCGGAACGGCACGGACATCGCCCTGGGGCAGATCGACATGCGTCTCTCCGGCGGGCTCGGCATACGGATCGACAACCACGACAACCGCGACGTCCGCACCCGGGATGTTCGCATCGACGACGTCTTCGTCTCCGGCAGCGGCAGCCACGCCGTGGAGACCTACGGTGTGGACGGACTGACCATCGGCACGGTCACCGCCAGGAACACGGGCGAGTCCGGTCTGCTGCTCAACGACACCATCAACGCCACGGTCGACCTGGTGGACGGCGAGGGCACCGGCGCCGGAACCGGCTACGCCGCGTTCCGGATGGCCAACCGCAACGGCCGGGTCAGCGACAGCTACCCCGTCAACATCCGGGTCGGTGAGGTCATCGCCAGGGGTGGCGGGCGCGGGATCTTCTGCGTCTCGGAGAGCGGCGGAGCGGAGATCGGCCGGATCACCATCTCGAACACCGGCAGCAACGCCATCCTGATCGAGAACTGCTACAACGTGAACCTCGCGACCAACGGGGGAACCGTGCAGGGCCCCGGCGACATCCGCGTCGCGGCCCGCACGGAGTTCGCCAACACCCGCGACATCACGTTCCAGAACCTCACGATCACCAACTCGGCACTCAACGAGAACCCCTGTGGCACCAACATCACCTACCGCAACCTGACGTTCAACAACTCGCCTCGCAACACCTGTAGTTGA
- a CDS encoding aminoglycoside phosphotransferase family protein, protein MSDRRNPDPPPAGADPVPEVAPVPERFPADEDVVRRLVATQFPRWDGLPIRRVANEGWDNRTFHLGDAMSVRLPSAAPYALAVEKEHRWLPVFAPRLPVPVPVPLAKGAPGEGYPHVWSVYRWLDGEPARAETIADLTSFAVDLAAFLCALRGIDASAGPPPGQHNWFRGGPLHTYDGETRRAIDTLAGRVDTEVLRGIWAAALRAEWDGRPTWFHGDVAADNLLVRNGALAGVIDFGTCGVGDPACDLSIAWTLLPAESRAAFRRRLDVDAGSWARGRGWALWKALVTWAGSATAGRDGGGTGDGEGAGDGGSGDVVRAREARRIVDEIVADRGRDRH, encoded by the coding sequence ATGAGCGACAGGCGGAACCCCGATCCCCCGCCGGCTGGTGCCGACCCGGTGCCGGAGGTCGCCCCCGTGCCGGAGCGCTTCCCGGCGGACGAGGACGTGGTGCGTCGGCTGGTGGCGACGCAGTTCCCCCGGTGGGACGGGCTGCCGATCCGGCGGGTGGCGAACGAGGGGTGGGACAACCGGACGTTCCACCTCGGCGACGCCATGTCGGTCCGCCTGCCGAGCGCCGCGCCCTACGCCCTGGCGGTGGAGAAGGAACATCGTTGGCTGCCCGTGTTCGCGCCACGCCTGCCGGTGCCCGTCCCCGTGCCGCTGGCGAAGGGGGCGCCGGGGGAGGGATACCCCCATGTGTGGTCCGTCTACCGGTGGTTGGACGGCGAGCCGGCGCGCGCGGAGACGATCGCCGACCTCACCTCGTTCGCCGTTGACCTCGCCGCGTTTCTTTGCGCGTTGCGGGGCATCGACGCCTCGGCCGGGCCGCCCCCCGGGCAGCACAACTGGTTCAGGGGCGGGCCGTTGCACACCTACGACGGTGAGACCCGCCGGGCCATCGACACGCTGGCCGGTCGTGTGGACACCGAGGTCCTGCGCGGCATCTGGGCGGCGGCGCTGCGGGCCGAGTGGGACGGGCGGCCGACGTGGTTCCACGGCGATGTGGCCGCCGACAACCTCCTGGTGCGGAACGGGGCGCTTGCCGGAGTGATCGACTTCGGGACGTGCGGTGTCGGCGATCCGGCCTGCGATCTGTCGATCGCCTGGACGCTGCTGCCGGCGGAGAGCCGCGCGGCCTTCCGCCGGCGTCTCGACGTCGACGCCGGGAGCTGGGCGCGGGGGCGGGGCTGGGCGCTGTGGAAGGCCCTGGTCACCTGGGCGGGTTCGGCGACGGCCGGCCGGGACGGCGGGGGAACGGGGGACGGCGAGGGGGCGGGGGACGGCGGGTCAGGCGACGTCGTCCGGGCGCGGGAGGCGAGGCGGATCGTCGACGAGATCGTCGCCGACCGCGGGCGTGACCGCCACTGA
- a CDS encoding PQQ-binding-like beta-propeller repeat protein, which yields MARRGRRPVPWVIAGAALLASLAMVLVVLLGGDEGPTEVWRAESGGNGGELDLALWAHDGVVTRVGPTAAEDVTGYDAADGTVLWETPAPVGTYGPCAASEHTNAEGVGAVLHHSGEAEGCTVVTVIDTHDGEVLWSRDLSGLGPSPVDDTVTATVGEATLTVNLSPANAAASFQRFDLASGEPLPALAPVADGDCDHGWTPLSIDHADERVVTLATCEGPSGEPLTPPRFANHVHDTATGEHLWSRDMADANEAIADVRYGEPGAPLIVVESGHLVAYTETGEALWRLATDGQGLSERAVADGVLIAEQLDDTSEPVVFEGYAVDSGERMWRGEFPPLTSFLGADDADGVALLGSYHYQRGEGGQLTLTWLDLADGTGSDIGTVPFPLERGLIASSAAIDADRLYLGGPLEPEVRLRAFAR from the coding sequence ATGGCGAGACGCGGACGGCGGCCGGTGCCGTGGGTGATCGCGGGCGCGGCCCTGCTGGCGTCGCTGGCCATGGTGTTGGTGGTGCTGCTGGGAGGCGACGAGGGGCCCACCGAGGTGTGGCGGGCGGAGAGCGGGGGGAACGGCGGCGAGCTGGATCTGGCGCTGTGGGCCCACGACGGCGTGGTCACCCGCGTCGGCCCCACGGCCGCCGAGGACGTCACGGGGTACGACGCGGCCGACGGCACCGTCCTCTGGGAGACGCCGGCGCCGGTGGGGACGTACGGCCCCTGCGCGGCCAGCGAGCACACCAACGCCGAGGGCGTCGGCGCGGTCCTCCACCACTCCGGCGAGGCGGAGGGCTGCACGGTGGTGACGGTGATCGACACACACGACGGGGAGGTGCTGTGGTCGCGCGACCTCAGCGGTCTCGGCCCCTCGCCAGTGGACGACACCGTCACGGCGACGGTGGGCGAGGCCACGCTCACCGTCAACCTCTCGCCCGCGAACGCCGCCGCGTCCTTCCAGCGCTTCGACCTCGCCAGCGGCGAACCCCTGCCCGCGCTCGCGCCCGTGGCCGACGGCGACTGCGACCACGGCTGGACCCCGTTGAGCATCGACCACGCCGACGAGCGCGTCGTCACCCTGGCCACCTGCGAGGGGCCGTCGGGCGAACCGCTGACCCCGCCGCGCTTCGCGAACCACGTGCACGACACGGCGACGGGCGAGCATCTGTGGAGCCGCGACATGGCGGATGCCAACGAGGCCATCGCCGATGTCAGGTACGGCGAGCCCGGGGCCCCGCTGATCGTCGTCGAGAGCGGGCACCTGGTGGCGTACACCGAGACAGGGGAAGCCCTGTGGCGGCTGGCCACGGACGGACAGGGGCTCAGCGAGCGGGCCGTGGCGGACGGTGTGCTGATCGCCGAGCAACTGGACGACACCTCGGAGCCGGTGGTCTTCGAGGGGTACGCCGTGGACAGCGGCGAGCGGATGTGGCGTGGCGAGTTCCCACCCCTGACGAGTTTCCTCGGCGCGGACGACGCGGACGGCGTCGCGTTGCTGGGCTCGTACCACTACCAGCGGGGAGAGGGCGGGCAGTTGACGCTGACCTGGCTCGACCTGGCGGACGGCACGGGCAGCGACATCGGGACGGTGCCCTTCCCGCTGGAGCGCGGCCTGATCGCGTCCAGCGCCGCCATCGACGCCGACCGGCTCTACCTCGGCGGGCCACTGGAGCCGGAGGTCCGGCTCCGGGCGTTCGCGCGCTAG